One genomic segment of Alphaproteobacteria bacterium HT1-32 includes these proteins:
- a CDS encoding TonB-dependent receptor plug domain-containing protein has protein sequence MNNPTTRDNPRGLPHMNRHHSLTLRTALMIGAGALFAPTAVLAQSATVLKPVKVETSAEEEVAPGGVKIDAETLDRRNPADIKDVFRNQPGVTVGGSTAVTQKVYVQGMEDTNLNVQVDGTRQVSATWHHLGTAVIDPGLLKAVRLEPGVAPADAGPSALGGSLQYETKDARDIVRDGEIFGGFAKLSYNTNTRGFTESGLVAAQHSGYEVLGYATNAGGNNYTAGNGNDQPGSAPELTSGMAKFAANGSGGHRVEVSASYLEDVGIRPARPNFASLNNGLGGRLNRTEFYQSSVAVSYRTEEPTDMFNPEVELSYNKNQITSFDVFAGGVTSDLGGDVTSYNGKVANTFTTDVAAVTTGIDFYNDEAVGTYEGKPGAANTPGTSSEEATNIGVFAQARVPVTDEFRLSLGGRVDNQWFTGTDKSELFNYGFSGNVNAEYDVQNWLTAYAGTGTTFGGIPLGESAIYNFSGIWTYGGLQPSRSYNFKTGLNAEYEGFKGSVGLFYNEIKDDQDLSNANRTVAYDLMTRGFTVNAGYDFDQAFVRGNWSHTIVRLDGVPPSSTTAAFYGQQIGDMFSLEGGYSWDNIGLTTGASSEFVLRNDDVAEAPMPGYVVFNLYSEWTPTFAEYVSLRFDAKNIFDQAYSDRATTGQDNTVTNPYLEPGRTFLVTAKAKF, from the coding sequence ATGAACAACCCGACGACGCGGGATAATCCGCGCGGTCTGCCGCACATGAACCGGCATCATTCCCTCACCCTGCGCACGGCGCTGATGATCGGCGCCGGGGCGCTGTTCGCGCCAACAGCGGTCCTTGCTCAAAGCGCCACAGTGCTGAAGCCGGTGAAGGTTGAAACCTCGGCAGAGGAAGAAGTCGCACCGGGCGGGGTGAAGATTGACGCGGAGACGCTGGACCGCCGTAACCCGGCGGATATCAAGGATGTCTTCCGCAACCAGCCGGGCGTCACTGTCGGTGGCAGCACGGCAGTAACCCAGAAAGTCTATGTACAGGGGATGGAAGATACGAACCTGAACGTTCAGGTGGATGGTACGCGGCAGGTTAGCGCGACCTGGCATCATCTGGGGACGGCGGTTATCGATCCGGGCCTGCTGAAGGCGGTTCGTCTGGAGCCGGGCGTAGCGCCTGCTGATGCCGGTCCGTCTGCACTTGGCGGGTCGTTGCAGTATGAGACCAAGGACGCACGTGACATTGTCCGCGATGGCGAGATATTCGGTGGCTTTGCCAAGCTGTCCTATAACACCAATACCCGTGGCTTTACGGAAAGCGGTCTGGTTGCAGCACAGCATTCCGGATATGAAGTTCTGGGTTATGCGACCAATGCCGGGGGTAACAATTACACGGCAGGTAACGGCAACGATCAGCCTGGTTCAGCGCCGGAACTGACCAGCGGCATGGCAAAGTTTGCTGCCAATGGCAGTGGCGGCCACCGGGTTGAGGTATCCGCAAGCTATCTTGAGGATGTGGGCATTCGCCCTGCGCGTCCGAACTTTGCCAGCCTGAACAACGGCCTTGGCGGCCGGCTGAACCGGACGGAGTTCTATCAGAGTTCGGTAGCGGTGTCCTATCGGACGGAAGAGCCGACGGATATGTTCAATCCGGAGGTCGAACTCAGCTACAACAAAAACCAGATCACCTCTTTCGACGTGTTTGCCGGTGGTGTCACCAGCGACCTCGGTGGCGACGTGACCTCATACAACGGCAAGGTGGCGAACACCTTTACGACTGACGTGGCTGCGGTAACGACGGGTATCGATTTTTATAATGATGAGGCAGTTGGCACCTATGAAGGTAAGCCGGGTGCCGCAAATACGCCGGGAACCTCCAGTGAAGAGGCGACCAATATCGGTGTCTTTGCGCAGGCGCGTGTGCCGGTGACAGATGAATTCCGCCTGTCGCTTGGCGGCCGTGTTGATAACCAGTGGTTCACCGGTACGGACAAGTCCGAGCTGTTTAATTACGGTTTCAGCGGCAACGTCAATGCGGAGTATGACGTTCAGAACTGGCTTACCGCCTATGCCGGAACGGGGACAACATTCGGGGGTATCCCGCTGGGTGAATCCGCAATCTACAACTTCTCCGGTATCTGGACATATGGTGGCCTGCAGCCGTCACGGTCTTACAATTTCAAGACTGGTCTGAATGCTGAATATGAAGGCTTCAAAGGGTCCGTCGGGCTGTTCTACAACGAGATCAAGGACGATCAGGATCTGTCGAACGCTAACCGGACGGTGGCTTATGACCTGATGACCCGCGGATTTACGGTAAATGCGGGCTATGACTTTGATCAGGCGTTTGTGCGCGGTAACTGGTCGCACACCATTGTTCGCCTCGACGGGGTGCCGCCGTCATCGACCACGGCTGCTTTCTATGGCCAGCAGATCGGCGACATGTTCTCGCTCGAAGGCGGCTACAGCTGGGACAACATTGGTCTCACAACCGGTGCTTCATCCGAATTTGTCCTGCGAAACGATGATGTCGCAGAGGCTCCGATGCCCGGATATGTGGTGTTCAATCTGTACAGCGAGTGGACGCCGACATTTGCCGAGTATGTGAGCCTGCGTTTCGACGCCAAGAACATCTTTGATCAGGCCTATTCCGACCGGGCGACGACCGGTCAGGATAATACGGTGACCAATCCCTATCTTGAACCGGGCCGGACATTTCTGGTTACGGCCAAGGCAAAATTCTAG
- a CDS encoding helix-turn-helix domain-containing protein, which produces MTSIRQNLTYKARTESFSETDINGCVYGDDLLRLALRTGKEFKIANPHLNSESPLIKGRFHNFRCHSGLAVHATDTVSLHDLATGSILQPRLSVAVILEGTVDLELGSKHVTLGNDDGPAGHLWMLTRKEHFRRTSRKGARLRKVIVTLPPSWLTAEMDGGKAEESGLQSFFSQHLALRSWTPSEHILKLAEQVIALQSGSRLMRCMAAESKAIEIVMAALDEISAVPTTASEPAIANDHLPPQTRARAERIRAYLLRSLDRQFGLDDLASELGLSVASMQRAFKAAYGCPISEFLREHRLLRARDALQQEGVSVSEAAYRAGYNNPANFATAFRKRFSIPPSSIRG; this is translated from the coding sequence ATGACATCAATCCGCCAGAACCTCACCTACAAGGCCAGAACCGAGAGTTTCAGCGAAACGGATATCAATGGCTGCGTCTATGGTGACGACCTCCTCCGGCTGGCGCTCCGCACCGGCAAGGAATTCAAAATTGCCAATCCGCACCTGAACTCGGAATCACCCCTTATCAAGGGTCGCTTTCATAACTTCCGCTGTCATTCCGGACTGGCCGTCCATGCAACCGACACTGTTTCCCTGCATGACCTCGCGACGGGTTCGATCCTGCAACCACGGCTGTCCGTAGCTGTCATTCTGGAAGGCACAGTCGATCTGGAACTTGGCAGTAAACACGTCACCCTTGGTAATGATGACGGACCGGCGGGCCATCTCTGGATGCTGACCCGGAAAGAGCATTTCAGGCGGACTTCCAGAAAGGGCGCCCGGCTGCGGAAAGTTATCGTAACCCTGCCACCAAGCTGGCTGACCGCAGAGATGGATGGCGGAAAAGCCGAAGAATCCGGCCTTCAGTCTTTCTTCAGCCAGCATCTGGCTTTGCGGTCATGGACGCCATCCGAACATATTCTGAAACTTGCCGAACAGGTGATTGCCCTGCAATCCGGCAGCCGCCTGATGCGTTGTATGGCCGCAGAAAGCAAAGCCATCGAAATTGTCATGGCTGCGCTGGACGAGATATCCGCCGTACCAACGACGGCCAGCGAGCCGGCAATCGCCAACGACCATCTTCCGCCACAAACGCGCGCACGGGCTGAACGTATCCGCGCTTACCTGCTGCGGTCACTGGACCGGCAGTTTGGTCTGGATGACCTGGCCTCCGAACTCGGCCTCAGCGTTGCCTCCATGCAACGGGCATTCAAAGCCGCCTATGGGTGTCCGATTTCAGAATTCCTCCGCGAACACCGCCTGCTCCGTGCCCGCGATGCACTTCAGCAGGAAGGCGTCAGCGTCAGCGAAGCCGCCTATCGTGCGGGCTATAATAACCCCGCCAACTTCGCCACAGCTTTCCGGAAACGCTTCTCCATACCGCCGTCGAGCATTCGGGGTTAA